ATAATCATAAGGGAGCCAGAGGACTTGGGACTTATGCTGTGTTTTGTGTAATTAGGGATTACTATTGAAAGGGAAATGTTTGCATCACATTAAAGCAGTTGCTGTGGACATTCGTGTTCATGGAAATTGATTTTTGTTGTGCACAACCTTTCCTCTTGATAATGTGGGTTGAAATGAGATTCTAGGTATTTCTTACAAAAAGaggctttttggtttgtttgtttttttatatattttttaaagatttatttatttatttatgatagacatagagagacagagaggcagagacacagcaggagggagaagcaggctccatgccgggagcacaatgcgggactcgatcctgggactccaggaccgcgccctgggccaaaggcaggcaccaaaacgctgagccacccagggatcccctgtttgtttgtttttttgtagtaATTATACATGTTCATtgcagagaaaatgagagaggaattcaaaaaggaatgaagcatatttttaaatgccaagaTATAACCACAGTTTGCTGATTATCCTCTAGATAGATAGTTCTCTATGTAGCCTGGTAcataattgaaaacaaatgagGTCTTGCCATACATGCTATTGtataatttggttttatttacttaacattaTGTCCTGGAGAGGCTTCTATCACAGtaaatacaggcctacctcaccACTTTAAGGGCTTCATAGTCCTCTGTAAATCCTATGTATCATAATTTCCTTATGggtatgtttcttttttgtatCATTACATTCATGGACATATTGGTAATGCTGTTTGAGAATATGTCTGTCTAGGCTGGCAGGAGACTCTGAGGAGGAGTGGCTCTGGGAGGAAATGGGGCCTGCTGCTGAGTCTCTGATCCTGTCTGGGAGGAACATCATGCTAGTAGCTCAGAAGCTCCATCTTCAGCCAGAATGTCAAAGCTACCAGGAGGAACTAGTGACTACAGCTCAGCAGATCCTGGTGGATACCACAAAGGTGAGGCTGATATCAGATCTACTTGCTGGTTAGTTGGACATAGCTCATTGCAAGAAAGCATGGATTGGGCACATTATTCCCACAGTGGATGCCCCTTGCAGAGAGACACCCCAGCCCGAGCTTCCAACAAGATCACAGCACAGACTTCATTACCAGTTTAATAAATGCTGTGTGGGAGATGCCCTAGGGAGCCAGTAGACCTTCTAAATTAGGGTCTGTGGCCTTAAACCCATGTGTGCTCCCTTATCCCCCACACTTAGCTTATCAACCCCTAATAAAAACGGTCTGCTGGAAGGATCTCAGGGGGGCAGAATAACCTCTTGGCCTCCAAATACTCCCCATTTTCCTGACATTCCACTATATGGCACAATTCTTTAAGGTTGGGGCATTGCTCCCTATTAGGATCTATATGCCTTAAATATTACCACAATATTATTAACGTTCATCATTAGAGCTTTAATAGTGTGGGTTATCGTGCGGGGAACAGTATTGGCAACTTAGCAGATCTTCATTAAAATGAGATTGGAAATGGAGAGATGTGAAGGCAAAGCTAGAGGGCTTTGGGCACCTGCtgatgggagggaggagcagagggaagaagggCAGGCTCTGGAAAGTGTTTGAGTACCAGCTCTGTTGCAGGGGTTGGATAGATCCCTCCAGGATGGGCAAAATCAGGCTAGGAAAGATTCTCAGAGACACTTCTTGGACAGGTCATCTCTCCAGCCCCCATTAGCCTCATCCAAATAATAAGTCCCTCCTAAATACTTTTTCCTTAGTTATGTGTCGGTTACCCCATAGATAGTTGACTGCCCTGCTTCTAACCAGATGCCCACTCCAAAACCAAGTTGGCCGTCACATTAAATGTAGCTCAAATTTTGGAAGCCTCACGTTTTCAGCGGAGCCAAATAACTACTTTGAAGGTCACTCCTAGGTACcttgtttctatattttctagGCCGAGAGTCTGTACTCTTTAGGCTGAGGGCGTTTGGGGGAGCGTCTATTCATAAACCTGGAGGAGGGAAGCCGCTGCCTTGCTTGCTCTCGCTCCGCGAACGATCCAGCATGGTCAACCTTCTCTTCCCCTGGCTGCCCGAACAGGTCCTGCTCCTGGAAGACGCGGCGACGGCGAGGAAGATGGTTCGGGAGGCGGGTTGGTGCCTGACCTGCCTGGACTCGCTGGAGGCCACGGCCGCTGCGGCCTCCCCGCGCGGGCCCTTCGCGGACCTGGCCGCGGCGCTGCTGCGCCTGGGCCGCCTGACCGcgccggggcgcggggagcgcCTGGGCCGCGCCGGCCGCCTGCTGCGGGGCTGTGTCCCCGCGCTGCTCCAGGCCGCCCGCGGCCGCCTGCAGCGTCCGCGCGACCCTCAGCTGGCCGCTGCCCGGCGCCGCGCTTTCGCCCAGACCCGGAGGACCCTCGGCGAGCTCCTGGCGCAGCTGGAGCCCAGCGCCGCGGCCCCCGCCTGCGCTCAGGCCGGCGCGCTCGCCGGGCGCCTGCGGGAGCTGCGCGAGCTGCTGGCGGCGCCGGGGCCCGAGCGCGTCGGCGGCCCTCTGGACGCGCCGCTGGCCGCCGTGGTGTGGCACTGCATGCGCCTGGCCGCCTGCTCCCCTCCGCCCGACAGGCTGCGCCTGGTGGCCCGCTGCGGCCAGCTGCTGGAGCTGCGCAGCGCCCAGCGCCTGGGTCGCATCGAGCGGCCCCCGGGAGCCGGCGGGGCCTCCGGGAGCCTGCAGCCCGGGCAGGAGTGCGCCGCGCTGCAGGCCGCGGCAGAGGCCCTCTCCCGGGGAGTCCGCACTGGGCTGCTGCGCCAGATCCTGGACACGTTCACCGACACGCAAAGTCCTCTTCGGAGACTGGTCCGGGCCGCTTTGGCCACTCGCCCAGTCGGCGCCCCGTGCGATGGCGAGGCCTTGCCAAAGACTTTCCAGCTTTGCCTTGCTGCTTTCCACGACCAGGCCAAGCAGATGCTCAGAGTGGCGCGCTTGGTCTTGGTTTGCTGCCCGCGACAACAAACTGGCAAAGACATGGAGGTCACCATGGCAGGCCTTTGGGGGCTTGTGGTCAGAGTGCAGCAACTTTTCTCACAGAGCCCCCAAGGGTCTGGTCTGGACTGGAGCCCTGCCGCCTTGCAGGCCCTGCTTCAGGCATGGACCAGGGCATCTGAAGGCTTGTTGGCATGTTTTGACGACGTTCTGGATATTCCTGAGTTCCTGAGTGTGTCCATTCAAGAAATGACCAAGTACTTGGACTTCTTTAAATGGACTTTGAGGAACCCAGATTCCAGAGAGTTTTCCCAACTTGTGGCGTATTTACAGGGTCGAGCCACACACATAGTGCAGGTGATGAGCAGGTACGTGGACCAAGATCGAGATCCCATTTTCCGGAATGGCCTGAGAGTCTTGATCCAGCAGCTGGACCAGTCTTCACGGTTCTTGAGTGCAGCTGCTGAGTGCTGTTCAGGTGGGCACAGCACTCGGGGTACAGATGCATTTCTAACCATGGCAAAACACCTGATCCATTCAGCCCAGAGCATCCAAGAGGGGCTGGATGGGACTAACCACCCAGATATCCTTAGCCCTCTTCGAAACCAAGTCCAAAGGTTTGACACTACTAAGGGACCACCTTATTTTATTCTCCCCAGCCTTCTGGACTCTACAGCTCCTGCACTGAAACACCAGGGGGAACCTGTGCTGGAGAAAAGCAACCCAGGCACCTCCTATCCACCGAGGAACAATCTTTCCTACCTCTTGATTCCTGACATCCATCCCCAGATGGGGCACACTCCACTCCCAGGCATCAGCAAACTCATCCTTGCTGTAGAGAGCAAGAGCCACCAGGCACTGACCTCAGCTAGCACTAACTTGCAGGAGCAGGATGCAGCCATGGATGTACCTCCAGAGGCTCTGGGGTCAGAGAAGATGCCTGGACTCCAAGAAATCCCAACATCAGCACCTTCTGGTATTGACCTAACAAGGGAGATAACACACTGCACAACTGCTAGACCTGATGGGCTTCTGAAAGTGGCTCTCCAGCTGTCTGGGAGGCCCCAGGAAACTGGGCAGAGTTTGGTGGCCAGGGCTGGTGACTGGTACCCTCTGTGCCAACAGCTATTTTGTCACAACCCAGCAGCTGATCTTCCAGGGAACATGGCAGTTTTCATAGAGCTGCAGCAGAATTTAGCCTCAGTGGTTCAACTAGCAGCCAAAAGTGGGCCTCTGGATTTAGGGAAGGACCTTAATTCAACTGGGCGTCCAGAAGCACTTTTACAAATGCAAGGCAGATTGGAGGAGGTGGAGACCCATGGCAAACAGCTATTGGACAAGATTCTGGCTTCTGATGGCCTCCAAGCCCCTAAGTCATGGGAGGAGAGCATTAAGGATGAATGCCTTCTATGGTCAGTGGCTGTCCAAGACCTACTCCAGTGCATGGAGAGACTCAGCAGGAGACAAGGCCTGTTCTTGCTGCCCCTGAGACAAGCCATGAAGGAGCAGCAGGGACTGCAGGAAGGGTTGGCCCAGGCAGCAGATGTTTCTCAGAGGCTACAAGAGGCTGCCAGGCTGTCTAGCCTCCTATGCAGAGATGTGCAGGTTAAAGGTGAGGTCTCCTTTTTGTGCAGGGAAATTCATGTGCTC
This is a stretch of genomic DNA from Canis lupus baileyi chromosome 12, mCanLup2.hap1, whole genome shotgun sequence. It encodes these proteins:
- the LOC140600793 gene encoding uncharacterized protein, translated to MCHQTHAFSQGFREESYPFSSYHLIVVSSFWCSWLISLQFLPPSLHGILFKVNPGVCSLAQRVGGVFSSRLEGMESFLSEDIGSMIQNKAIERIISPMTVQLCHLIILMERKDKEIEAFACLEKMAEELAQASEDFVQVAKRLAGDSEEEWLWEEMGPAAESLILSGRNIMLVAQKLHLQPECQSYQEELVTTAQQILVDTTKVLLLEDAATARKMVREAGWCLTCLDSLEATAAAASPRGPFADLAAALLRLGRLTAPGRGERLGRAGRLLRGCVPALLQAARGRLQRPRDPQLAAARRRAFAQTRRTLGELLAQLEPSAAAPACAQAGALAGRLRELRELLAAPGPERVGGPLDAPLAAVVWHCMRLAACSPPPDRLRLVARCGQLLELRSAQRLGRIERPPGAGGASGSLQPGQECAALQAAAEALSRGVRTGLLRQILDTFTDTQSPLRRLVRAALATRPVGAPCDGEALPKTFQLCLAAFHDQAKQMLRVARLVLVCCPRQQTGKDMEVTMAGLWGLVVRVQQLFSQSPQGSGLDWSPAALQALLQAWTRASEGLLACFDDVLDIPEFLSVSIQEMTKYLDFFKWTLRNPDSREFSQLVAYLQGRATHIVQVMSRYVDQDRDPIFRNGLRVLIQQLDQSSRFLSAAAECCSGGHSTRGTDAFLTMAKHLIHSAQSIQEGLDGTNHPDILSPLRNQVQRFDTTKGPPYFILPSLLDSTAPALKHQGEPVLEKSNPGTSYPPRNNLSYLLIPDIHPQMGHTPLPGISKLILAVESKSHQALTSASTNLQEQDAAMDVPPEALGSEKMPGLQEIPTSAPSGIDLTREITHCTTARPDGLLKVALQLSGRPQETGQSLVARAGDWYPLCQQLFCHNPAADLPGNMAVFIELQQNLASVVQLAAKSGPLDLGKDLNSTGRPEALLQMQGRLEEVETHGKQLLDKILASDGLQAPKSWEESIKDECLLWSVAVQDLLQCMERLSRRQGLFLLPLRQAMKEQQGLQEGLAQAADVSQRLQEAARLSSLLCRDVQVKGEVSFLCREIHVLTDALLDVAVILASSPKPSPSLSTRFELLYLELSFRTKALTGHLSIINADYEHAFQDAFCPRLSVSREPQTRRESSLERMVSGILAAQRIVAGSQEYGTCQEDLLMALESILVLTKEVAQRIPVLQDCPEEWRMHILDWLQWEWAARAHHAMAQVQAWKGGYTEAWRLLAQCLKPSEEMAVMKPRGEQDSAHPQLCCEEGASEAVAVNRVESQGAAPQNTPGSSVGTCAADPAITGTVEADLDTEQPDSPASSSPGAQALLGPAPDQLLPEDGSADGGSRIIQITHEMAAEVLLMAQSLRKRGPILTKDQLITSAKKIATSGQNFARFIHIIAKNCIDQRYSQELLCVVEQIQMMSNQLRIISSVKASLVRSRSSEELLLENAQQLLQVVSKTVRTTEAASLRGLRQPSSDPEELEVAAFCMQWRRKLLGHRLRETSNLDCDELGLRKTSTKGPPTLAALVQEGFI